DNA from Cynocephalus volans isolate mCynVol1 chromosome 2, mCynVol1.pri, whole genome shotgun sequence:
CAAAGAATCTATCATTCATGATGAGGGCAGCCATTTACACTAAGCATGcgtcatgtgccaggcactgtgctaaggaaTTGTTGAATCTTCATGACAACTCTGTGAGAAAAGGGCTGTCACTGTTTggacagatgaagacactgaggctccCAGAGGCCCCAGTTCACACGGAGAGGTGACAGGGTTGGGTCCCAGTCCAAGACAAGGCCTGTGAGAAAAACCCCTGAGGCCTGTTGTCAGGCCTGTTTTCCTCATGTGCCCTGGAGAAGTGGACCGATGCCACCTTTCATCAAAGGTTGGTGTGTGATTGCTGAGGGCTCCTGAGACCTTGCTATGTACAATAGCActcaaaaaaatttaatacaGTGGAATGCTTTCTTTGAAAACTATCTTATGCACAAGTTTAATCTAGAAAACCAGAGTTGGGCCACTGTGGTGAAAGTGGAAGCAGGGATGGTCTGGGGTCCCCTGGGATCCTGGAGTAGCACTTGAAAGCCACTTATCCAGTAGGTTGACACTGTGAAAAGCACAGGAGGTGCCGTGATGCTTAAGGCTCTGGCTTTGGGTCTGAAAGAACAAGATGGGATTGTGGCAGAATCATTCCTGGGTTAGCCAGTCCTGGGGAGGGCTTCAGGATTCCAGGCCTGCCAAGTGCACTGGGTGCTAGTCTCTGTCCTGGGTACCACCTGCCCCACCCTACCCTCTGGCCAGCAGCCATGGCTGGCCACCCACAGGGTAGAAAAGTTATCTTCACCCTCTTACAATTAGTGACTTTATTCTTTAAAGATATGGATTaggggccgtggctcacttgggagagcgtggtgctgataacaccaagtcaagggttaagatccccttaccggtcatctttaaaaaaaaaaaaaaaagatatggatTAGCAGATTAAAAGATGCAGCaaccctttctttcttctggccCTTATAAAAGGCATCATCTGTTTTTTTCGGTATTATCAAAAGTAGAATGTCCAAGTTCAGATCTTGGTGCAGATCAACAACAGATCTGTACCTCTAACCCCAATgcaggggctggcaggatggcTCACAGTGGAATCATCAAACGGACCTCCTTCTCATAGATGTCAGGGATGACTCCCATGGGGGAGCTGACCATGTGCACAGTGTTCTTGCCAAACAGCTGGAACTCATAGTGGATGAGCTGCTCCCAAAAGCCATTGTTGGGCCGGATAATGGGCCGGCACGACTTGGTCCATGTGTGGGCATCCAGCAGGGACATGGCGTGGTACTTCATGAGGTAGGCAAGGCACAGGGTGGCCGAGCGGCTCACGCCAGCAGCACAGTGCAGCAGCGTGCGGCCCTGCTTCATCTCCACGCTATGGATGTGGTCGGAGATAGGGTCAAAAAAGTCATAGAGATGCGAAACGGGGGCATCGGCTACAGGCACCTGCACGTACTGGATATCCTCGTATAAGGTATTCACCACCTCCACCGAGGCGTTGATGACCGTGGTGATCTGGTGGCTGGACAGCAAGAGCTTGTTGTTGGCAGCCACACCATTGCTGATATAGAGGCTTCTGGTGATCTGTGAGAGGCCGCTGACTGAGGGCGGTCGGAACTGAACTGGGAAGGCAGGCGGGGGCGCTGTCATCAAGGTGGTGGGGTCAGCAGTCAGCCAAGTGTGAGGGCTGCACCTTTCTGCTAGGCTGTGTCCACAGAAAACTGCAGGGAGGGAGAGGATGGTTAGAGGGCAGGAGCCCAGCAGGCCAACCCCAGGGATTTCTGGGAAATGGATGGATGGACCTACAGGACTCCCCAAGGTGGTCTGACCATCACAGCAGAATTACCCactgaatgcattaaaaatacagATACCCAGCCCCCTCTCCAAACCCACTGAGTCAGATTCTCAGGGTGAGGAGCAAGACTCTGCATGTTCAGCGTGCTTCTCAGATGGTCTAATGGGATTATCCTATGGGACAAAGGGAAAGTCCACCAGCCTGGCACTTGAGGCCTCCCTTGAGGGGCCCCACCTTTCCAGATGGGCAGGCCGACTTGTATCCCTCAGCTGTGACCTGGCCTGACTCTCCAGCTAGGCTCTcacagccctcttctcccctcttcaaaattctctctttccttccaatCCCTCTAAGTGGACACCACTTACATAATCTCCCTCCTCAGTCTTCTGACTTTATGGCCCAATCATGAGACCCTGAACCAGTGACATAGAACCAGAGCCCACTGTGCTGGGAGTCACTGGAGGGGCTTAGGATAAAAGCAGGAGGGTCCCAGCTGTCCTCCTCCAAGAACCATCTCTTTGAAGAGACAGGATGTGCCTATGTAAAACTGATGTTAAATGACAAAAGTCCTGTACTGTTAAACATGCTCCTGCACCTTGCCTCTAAAGAGGGCCTGAGGAAGGAAGTGGCCAAAAGCTTCCTGAAGGACAGCATAACGGGCATCACAGCAACCCCAGGAGCAAGTGCAGAGAGGCAGCAGAGCCTCAGGAAGACGAGCCACGCCAGCACCATGCAGCCTGCCACAGGGCTGTGGCATGCGCCCCAGGGATGGGCAGACCCCTTCCTTCTCCTAAGAAGTCTCAGGCCCCTCACTTTCTCATTCTTGAATAAAGCTGCAAAAATAGCACATCTGTATATGTTTCACTACAATAGAAGCATTCAGATTTAGATCACACTTCTCAAGGCCAAATGACAGCCTTCACTAGGCACAGACAGATGAGGAGCCAAAGTTTTGTTGCCCTGCTTAATATATTTCAGCAGCTGCCCACTGTTAAGACCATTGTGGTCTGGTTCCTGCCCATCTCTCCAGTCTACTAGCCTTCCCCATGTCCTGAAGGGCCTCGGCTAGACTGAGACACTTACAGTTGTTTATGGACATCCTGTCCTCTCCAGCCAGGGGACTTTGCCTCTGCTGATCTCTCAACCCAGAACCCCATTTCCTTCTAAGCCAATCAGATCCTGATCTGTCCCATTCAGTAGAGGACTGCAGAAATCTGAGGAGCCTTGGGATCTCAGCCCAATGGTCATTTCCTTAAGGGAAACCTCCTGGGAGCACACCCCTCGCCCATGTGTGATCAAGTCCCTGTCCAGACATTCTCAGCCCTATGTTCTCTCCTTCCCAACACTTACCACTTGAAGATGTGGCCTTGATCTGCCTGATTGTTTGATTAAAGTCTGTCTCCCCAGGAGACTGTGTGCCCTTTAGGGTTATGATGTGTCTGTCTTCTCCTATTATATCACCCACCAGTGCCAATTATGTCCTCACAAGTAGGTgcctcataaatatttgttgaacgaaGGAATGACTCCAACAACCAAGACTCTTGTTTTCTGAGAGGTTTTCTGGAAAGGATGAGTTCTCTGGCATATTCCTCTAGAATTTCAGGGAGGGGctgggtggggttggggtggtTCTTAGTCTACTGGAGAGGAAGGCCAAAGACTGCATAGGCAAATCCTACCTGCCAAAGCCCAAGGGTCAAATGCATCAGACTCACCCTGGAAAGGGCAATCAGGGGGGCTGGCTTGTTCTAAAAATCATATGAGGGGCAAAGAAAAAGCTCCCCCAAATGCAGGTGGAAGCCTAAATGCTAAGGATTGTTCTGGATCCTCATAATAAGGAAACCCGGACAGAAGCAGACCCCTCCTCCCCAAACCCGTGCCCAGTGAGTTAAGAGAAATAGAGGAAACTGCTGCTCATCACAGTGACAGAAAGTCTGCAGAAGAGACACTGTTCTTTAGAGGGAGGATAGTGATGGAGGAGTTATTTTCATGCTggccaagaaatatttattaggcaCCATATTAGGTATTGGAGATACTGGAATGTATAAGACAGTCATGGCCCCTTTCCTCGAAGACCTCAAGTCTTATACACTGTTgaaaggaatgtaaattagtacagacattatggaaaacaatatggaggttcctcaaaaaactaaaaatagaactaccataagatccagcaatcccactactgggtacttagccaaaggaaatgaaattagcatACCGAAGAGATATCTGAATCccctgcagcactattcacaacagccaagatatggaatgaTCTAGGTGTcaaccaacagatgaatggataaagacaatgtagtatatatgcacaatggaatactacctgGCCATGGTAAAGAATGCagttctgtcatttgtggcaacatagatgagcctgaaAGACTTTTtacaccacactttaaccaactgagaaaCCGGCCAGCccgagcctggaagacattatgttaagtaaaataaatcaggcatataaagataaatactgcaaGTTCTcaatcatatgtgggagctaaaaaaagttgagcttttagaagtagagaatagaattgtggttactagaggttgggaaggggagggggagggggtataggaagaggttggttaatgaatacataattacagctagataggaaaaataagttctagtgatgtacagcagtgctaggcatctataattagcaataatgtattgtatgttctcaaatggctagaagagaggagctcaaaaaaatgataaatttttatgatgatgaatatgctgattaccctgatttaatcacCATACCTtgtttgtatacatgtattgaaatataactctgcaccccataaatatgtacaatgtgtcaatttaaaaaaaatctagtaggggggccggcccgtggctcacttggaagagcttGGATCTGACACacctagtcaagggttaagatccccttacaggtcatcttaaaaaaaaaaaaagtctagtgggaaaagcaaataacaaaaggaaaaaaaaaggaaagaaaagaaaaaatatctagtgggggagacagacattaaacaCGCAATTACAAGTATTACAGCGCTGGGAAATAGGGATAACAGTGCCTACTTTAAAAGGGTGTTATGAAGACTAAATAAGGTAATCCAGATAAAGTGTTtgacacagggcctggcacagattGAGCTCTAAAAATGTTAACTATTCTTCTTGCCGTTTTAGGGAAATTTGAATGCAGGGCATTGTAGGAATGAAGAGTAAAGGGATTTATTCCAGGCTTAGGGATAGGGAGTCGCAAAGATCTCCTGAAGAAATGACAGAGAGATCTGAGGAACGTTTAGTATGAACGGAAGGAGGCAGGGAAATAGCAACTCTGCAGTAGCCTTTGGCTTCCCTTGTCTGGCTCGATCTTCAAAGCAACTTAATCAGATTGGCTTCTACAGTTAATATCTCCATTTAACGCAGGAGGAAAGTGAGACACGGGGGAAAGACTTGTTCAGGTCACAATGCAAGGTCCGAAAGCTGGTCTTTCTGATCCATTATGTGTGGGAAAAGTCGGCAAACACCGTGGGGCGTTCGTTAAATACGTTATAAACGTGGAACGAAGTCCCCGGGTTGTCGCGAGCGAGGCGCCACTTCCAGGGGAGGGCCAGGTAAGTTTCCCCGGGAGGTGGCAATGGAATAGCCTTCTTCGCTGGCTCAGTGTCAAGACCCCGGCCGTCTTACCTCTTTCCCGTAGGAGGGCGGGCGGGTTCGTTCAGAAAGCAGCCGCGCAACGAAGCCTCGGGCGAGCGTCTCGGGGAGAGTGAAGACCCGTCACGATCCCGGGGCCACGATCCCTGCCGGACCAACTCTCTGGTTTCCATAGCAGTGGTCCCTCGTCGATAGGAAGCATCGGCCGCGCCTGGTCTTCGGAGAAATCTCAGCCTCGGCTCACCCGGTTACCCCACCGGGCGATCCCAGCTTTACGGGTGGAGAAGCAGAGTCGGCTCAGTGCACCTTAGCCCACCCCATTCCTTCCAATCCGTCTCCACGGCAACGCGCCGGGTCGCAGCACGGCGGCCGCCGAGGGACAATCTTGCCGCGTCCGCAGCCTCCGGCTCTGCGCACACTCCCCGCCCCGCTCGCATGTCTCCCGGGCAACGCGCCGCGCTCAGCTCAGGGAGTTCCCGCGGGTCTCACTACGCGTCCGCGAGCGTCTGGATCATGACCTCCAACCAGGCTCCCATTCCCGAGTCGTTCTTCAGGGTGGAAGACTCAACGGCACGGCCGGCTAGGCCCTCGGTCACGTGGAACCCGGGCTCGTCCACGGATTATGGGACCGCCGCCTCGGCAACCACCAGTTCCGGCGCCACCCCGAGCTTGTTACGGCGCTATCGCCTCGGTCGTCGCCCAGAAATCGATTTGGAAGTTCGTCCGCAGATCTGCTTCCTGCAGCCACGGACCACGCAGCAGCCGGTGCTCTTCAGGTGCCGCCCGGGTGTCCGCAGCGTTCGTCAGACCCCCGGACCCCTGGGAGCGCCCGAACTCTCTCAGACCTACACTCTCTCAGCCGGACCCCCggctctcccagggccccggatcCCGCAGAGCTTGGCTCTTTCTTAGACCCCAGGGGAGTCTGGATTTCTCACAGACCCGGCCCCCAGCTCCTTCCCAGTCCAGCTCTTCGGACCCCAGGAGCCTGAACGCCCTCAGCGCGGGCTCCGGAGAGAGCCGGAATTCCCATCTCCAACCCACATTTCCTGCTAATCGGCCCCGGCCCTTCAGTCACCCCGGCTTGACATCGTGTGGCCCTAGTGCCCTTTGGCCCAAACCTCCTTAGACCCTGAGGAAACCCAGCTCCAGCAGCCCTCTCCTCAGCTGTACGTTCCCCAGTGGCCCTGGAGAAGCTCCCAGTCCTCTCTGCCTGGCCCCAATCCTCGCAAAACCCAGTCCCCTCTCCCCGCCTTCCATTCCACAACCCACAGCATCCTCCAGGCAGGCTCCCACAGAGGACTTCGGCTGGAATGCAATTTGGTTCAAAATGACCATTATTTACTACTTGAAAGGGAATATTTCCAGTCActgcctctttttttcttttttctttttcctttctagtaTTGGTAAATTTGGTGCACCACTGAGTGGGTGGTTTTATGTATCCTTAAAtattttaggtctttttttttttaaaaaaagaacaggattTGGGGGATTTTGTGTGTGAGCATTTTGATCTCTAAACCAGCCTTCTCCGTCATCCCGTGTCTATAACGTGTTGCCGTGCATCGAAGTCAAAAACATGCAAATACAAGATTGAGGACTTTTGTTTGTTCATACTAGTTTGTAAATATACAGACATTCACAATACTATAGTCCCAAATTGGCTGAAAATGAATTGGAAAGAAATTCTAATCCTTCAAAATGTTTTATCCTTTAAAGATTGTCTTTTTTGTTctagttataaaagtagtgtgcACTTGTAGAAAAGTCAGACAAGACACAAACAAAATGAGTGGCCAGAGACAATCACTGTTAACGTCTTTGTGTATATTGTTCCAGATCCATTCATATATATGTGTTACAACAtacttatactttttaaaaaaatacattatggggctgactggttagttcagttggttagagctcagcctgaAAACTCTCAGGTCACAGGTTCttatccctgtacctgccagccaccaaaaaaaaaaaagaaaaattcacaaaaagTTCACTGTTTAGTAAcctgctttttttcttcatctaataCACCATACATATCTACATTTTATACATAATTACATGTATTTTATCATATGACTTGCCAAAATTTATTCAATTGCTTCCCTGTAGTTGTATATTTAGGtttcaatttttagaaagaaaatagaaacaattatttttaaatgggcaaaaatatttaaaggtatATATTTGTAAAACCACTTTGTGGTggaatcaaattatcaaaaagtgAAAACTTGGGGCCTGGAAATATCCATTATTGGTCCCATCCAATTTTGACCAaattgttatttctgttttcacCTAGAGCACCTGGTTCCATTGTACCCCACCCCACACTGTCTTCCACCTTTCACCCTCCACAGTCTCCAGAGCCCCTGTCCACTTCAGATTTCCCTCACCTTTGTACACTTTTCTCAAACCCTTTTCCCTTAGAATTCCCCTGTTAACCAGTCTAACCTTTGTCTaaactcttcattttcttttttcccttcttcgaTCTACCCCCTGCCACCCAGATCCCCTTTAGGCCTAGGCTCTGGAGCAAGGGCCCCCCACTTCAGTCTCTCTCAAATTCATCCCTCTGAATCCTACCCCTCAACTTTTACTCCTCTCCTCTAAGACGCACACCTTCCCTCTCATTCTGCATTATGTCATTAAGATGACTGCTTCTGAGGACAGTTCTGAGTCCCTGTTGACTCTTCTCTTGTGGTCTACCCTGGACCCTCCTACAGCCTTCTCAGGATGGATTTTTCTCTAAGCACCCAAGAAATACCCCTTTAGCATACCTTTTCCACAAGAAGAAACCTATGGCTACTCTCTTGCTCCTCTGAAAATTATGACAGAGTTGTGCTTGTCCTGAGAAACCTGGGGAAGCTCTGCCACTCCCCCATCAAATCAGGCCCTGGCCCTGATCCCGGCCATATATAACCTGTACCACCTTCCCCTCCTCATTCCAGTTTAATGAATTCCAGTGAAGCAGCGGTGAAAAAACTTTTACCCAAGAGCCATTTGTCTCAGGTGATTATTCGTGACAACCTCAGTGCACAACGAATCTATGAGATGGAGGTAAGTAGCCATAAGCTTTTGCATTGACAGGATGTTAGTGGCTTGACCCATATTCATTTCACTCTCCCCATATccttggggggtggagggaggcgATTACAGGTCACAGAGGTGATAGGGAGCCATCCAGGTGCTCTAAGGCagccccactttacagaggaggcaATTGATACTATTACCGACTTGCCCAAGGTGTCACACCTGTTCCATGTCTCGTGGGTcttgtggcatttttttttctcaaagcacATTATCTCTATTTAGGGAATCCATGAATAGACCTTTACTATCTTCCATACAAAGTCTTGGGTCCTAAGGCTTGAATTAGCAGCAACACTATCTGTTCAGTTTTTTCCTTGGGTGATtacccccattttccagatgagaactGAAGCTCTTCTCCCACTTTTTGCTTATGGACAAGTAGGGTTTTACCTGCTTACTCAAAGGCTCAAAGTGCTGTCACCCCACTGCTCCCTGTAAACCCTGACTGATTAATTCATTAAACGTGTCTTTAGGGCCTGCTTGGGGCAGGTAGTGTGTTGGACactaggaagagaaaaataagcattGTGGACTCCAAGAATGTACTCATTTCCTCAAGCAAAGCAGGCAGCCCAGAGTTGAGTGGCTGCCTCCTTATTGACTATGTTGAACTTCCCTTTGTGTTCCAGGGTCAAATCTGGATGGGCCTGTGGGATTCTGATATTGaagagagtgggggaggggctggctggttggctcacttgggaaagcatggtgctgataacaccgagggcAAGTATTCGGATCCctatgccagccagctgccaaaaaaaaaagaaagaaaagagtgggGGAGCCTTAAGGCATGATGCCAGATTCTCTTGAGGGCCACAAAGACCAAAAGAAGACTAGGGGCCTGGGTATTTCTTCCTCTGCTTAACTTCCAGGGGTGTGGAAATGCGATGGACTTGGAGACGGGCAAGCCAACTTAGCTTTGTGTGACCCTGGATGAATCACACTTCCTCCAGGaccattttcttatttgtaaaataggatcTATTAAGATCTTCTCAGTTGCAGGTGATATAAGCTGAACTTGAAGTAGTTCAAGCAAAATGGAGAATGATGGGTTTACATAATCAAGAATGGATAGGGCAGGGTCACCAACATTTGGGATGAGAGAAGCCAGGGCCTCCAGTACCATCAAGTGTGTCTTTCACTTTCCCTCTTCATCTCCTTTGTCTGCTGTTTTCTGGACATTGACATCATCATCAGGCTGGCTGTCCCTTGAGAGCAGGGCCACGGGAAACCCTGTAGACCACAATGGAAGTGGAAGTGCTTCCAGTGTTGCTCATGTTAGACAAATCCTGGAGACAGACTCCAGTTGGCCCCAGTTGGGTCATGGGCCCATTCTTGCTCCAGTCATTGTGGCCAGGTGGTGTGGGGTATTCTTACTGGCCCAGGATGGATTGTGGGCCACCCCTATAAGCAGTCCATGGGGAATATTGTACCTCTTGCAGGTGGGGTGAGGATCtctgaaataatattaaaaaaaaaaaaaaatgaaatactataacTGGAACTCCTGAGTTGGCTTTCTAGGTACCAGAGGGCTGTGTCATCCTTCAGTCATCCAGAAACTTACTTTTAAAGCTGTGTTGAGCCTTTATATATGTTTAGGTACTTGATGGGCATTATTTATTATTCCCCCATTCAACAGTtcgggaaactgaagctcagagagatggAGTAACTTTACTAAGTTCACTCACACAGAAAATCATTGCAGAGTTGCAAACCTGGGTTGGACTGATCATTGTGCAGGCCACCCTCCCTTAAGGACAGAAACTGTCTTCTCCATGTTTGTAGACCCAGTGACTAGCTGAGAGCCTGGCTTGCAGGAATTCAGTGGATTTGATGGCCTCGGTGACAATGTGAAAGTGTTTCTGTCTCTCCAAGAAAGTGCTCACATTTGGGGAAGAGGAAGCTTTGGGTATGCACTGATTTAAATGAGGACAGCAAAGGTCTAGTGTCTGAGCATGCTCAGAACAGTGAATGATGGCTGGTGTCCCTTTATCTATGGCTGTGGTTCTCAAGTAGGAGTGGTTTTGCCTCTCAGGGGAAATTGACAGCGTCTGAAGACGTGTTTGGTTATCACAAGTGGGATGATGCTATTTGCATTTAGTAAGTAGAAGCCAGGGAGGCTGCTAAATAGTCTACAATGTGCAGGACAGCTCCCCACCACAAAGAATTGCCCAgctcaaaatgttaacagtgtcaaggttgagaaaccctgatctgTGGTAAGAGTAATGCTCAAGGTGAAATCACTTGATGACAGAGGCCAAAAAGCCATCCGTTATGGGGTGGACTAGAAATGGTGGTAAAAGTAGCCGCTTACTTCTCAATGGCTGGATCAGAATCATCTCAGGTACatgataaaaatatagatttctgGCCCCCATCCAAACCCTACTAAGCTAGAATCCCTGGAGTCTATGTTTTTATCAAGCAACTGAAATATTTCTGATGCTCAGCCAGGTTTAGAGACCACCCATTTTAGCTGTCTTTTATTGCCCATATTTTCTGTCACCCACTCTCCCTCTTTAACTTCCTGTGACAAATAGTCATGCCACCATTGACTGTCTTTATGAAGGACGCCTTTGATTAACGTTGTGCTAGGTCTTCAGATAATGTTCGTGCTTTTCAGAATCTCTTGGAAAGCTTGCTAAAAACATAGACTCCCAGGATCGTCATCCACCAGATTCTGTTTCTACTCCAAATACCCCAAATCTCCCCATCCTCAATTGATATGAATTTATAAAACCCAACCCCAATTTATATGTCAACCCTCCGGGAAGCTTTTCTCGATGTCTCCCTTCTTTGAACTCTGGGCTTCTCGTAGGGGTATATCTCTTTCTGCTGTGCTTAGAAATATTGGGGCTTGTGTCTCACCTCCTGACTACATTGTAGTTACTGTAAAGACCTGCAACTGGTTTTTCTTAGTATCTCCTGCATCTAGCTCactggaataaataaatgaatgagtaaggCATAGGATATCCCTTCCCAGACCTTACGGTCTTGTTGTGGACAGGACAGAAGTTATACCATAGAAGAAATAAGTAGAATTCAGTGTGATATACAGGAGATGAAACAGACAATTTGTGGGAACCACCAAATGATCAATAGGGGCAGGGGGATAGGAGttacagaaagggaaagaaacaagatcacccccccccaccccccaactgctCCCTCCCATCTCTTTCTAGTCTTCAACTAGAGATGTTGTTAAGGTCAAAATCAGACTTCTAGGCTGCAGACTGTCAGAAGGTATCATTAGGGGTTACCTCGCTTAATGCCCATTTTGTACAAATATGGAAACTGAGGTTGCCTATGAGTCAAGACATTTATGGAATGAATATCAGGTCCAACTGGCACATTTTCCACCCCCAGATCAGCAGCACAGATGCCTCTCTTGCTGTGAAATGGTTACTTCATCCTAACTGCACCTTTGTTTTTTATAAGATAAGAGCTTCAgacaaaaccaagaaaaagatGAGCCACTTGTACGACCATctgaaaaaaaagttcatgacaGATCAGCTCAGAAAGCTGGGGCGCTGGAGACGGGAATCTATGAGAATCCAGCAGTACTTGGATAGCATTCGAATGTACCAGGACCAGTTGAAATTCCAGTGTCTCAAGAAAAGCCATCCACCCTAGTCATGGCAGAATGATCTGCCAAGTGCCACAAGGACACTAGTCTGATCAAAGGAGAAGTAGAAACTTGTCAGCCTACACCATTGTAGAACAATAAAAACAAGACCAGCAGACAGCGGAGCACAAAACACCCTCAGCAATCCTAGTATTCCTTGCCCCATCCATCCCCTCTATTCTGGTGAAGGAGATTCTGATGGTCCCGTAGATGCTCAAGTGGAAGAGGCTGAATCAAGCCAGCTTCCATGGTTAAGGCAAAGACTGACCTTTCGGTGCCCACATGTCTGAGGTGATGTGCCAGGCCAGGTACACTGGAACAAAGACCTTTGATGGGAAGGGCTTGGTAATGACACTGGCTGGCATTCCAGTAGTTAAGGAGGTCAGGATGGGGCATCAGACAGACCTGGCTTAAATGCTATTTCTGCCACCTGTCAGCCATGTGACCTTGTAACGTCCCCAgacctctgtttccttatctgaaagAATGGGGGAGTAGTAAGAAAGCCTACATCCAAGAACTGGCGTGAGGATATAAAGTACTTGGCCCAGGGTCTGTCATTTCCAATGCTTTTTATCATGATGGCTTCAGCTGGTTTCTAGCATTGCTCGTCTCCACTCTCTATTGTGCCTTCTTTTCTGAGTACACCCTGACAGTCCCCATATCGTGCCTTTACTTGTGAAGACCCCATATCTagaatgcctcttcagcatcCCGGGGCTCACAGGAAACTATCCTTCAAAGTTTATCTCAGTGCCATTTCCTGCAAATCATTTCCTGGCCTCTTTGTGCTTCCTGTCTGTTCCTTCCTCTACCCCACCTAAGTCACTCCCCTCTGAACTTGGATTACCTGTGGTGGTTTCATTCTGCCTTGCGTGGCAGCTGTTTCAGTGTTTGTCCTAACCCCTGATTAGATTGTGCACTCTTTGAGGGTCGGGACTAAGGATCCTACAAGATTCAGTTCATGCCTCTTTTCTTCCTTGATACTTCCTCCAACTGGCCCCAATAGAAAAGGCCACTCCTTCCCGTGCCCCTGTGTGCCCACACCTGTCTCTGCACCCAGTGTTTGGTTGGCCGCTACTTGTTTGCACACTGTCTCCCTGATCAGG
Protein-coding regions in this window:
- the C2H5orf52 gene encoding uncharacterized protein C5orf52 homolog, giving the protein MSPGQRAALSSGSSRGSHYASASVWIMTSNQAPIPESFFRVEDSTARPARPSVTWNPGSSTDYGTAASATTSSGATPSLLRRYRLGRRPEIDLEVRPQICFLQPRTTQQPVLFSLMNSSEAAVKKLLPKSHLSQVIIRDNLSAQRIYEMEIRASDKTKKKMSHLYDHLKKKFMTDQLRKLGRWRRESMRIQQYLDSIRMYQDQLKFQCLKKSHPP
- the DUSP18 gene encoding dual specificity protein phosphatase 18, with translation MTAPPPAFPVQFRPPSVSGLSQITRSLYISNGVAANNKLLLSSHQITTVINASVEVVNTLYEDIQYVQVPVADAPVSHLYDFFDPISDHIHSVEMKQGRTLLHCAAGVSRSATLCLAYLMKYHAMSLLDAHTWTKSCRPIIRPNNGFWEQLIHYEFQLFGKNTVHMVSSPMGVIPDIYEKEVRLMIPL